In Erigeron canadensis isolate Cc75 chromosome 1, C_canadensis_v1, whole genome shotgun sequence, a single window of DNA contains:
- the LOC122585104 gene encoding DNA-directed RNA polymerase III subunit RPC10-like produces the protein MEFCPTCGILLKYELPGANHPARFFCPTCPYVTKLEPMVEIKRKQRLVKKEVDPIITKDDMSNAPKTDQAHCPNCGHNRAAYIQFQTRSADEPMTINFTCEKCTHCWRED, from the exons ATGGAATTCTGCCCAACTTGTGGGATCTTGTTGAAGTATGAGTTACCTGGTGCTAATCATCCTGCCCGGTTTTTCTGTCCGACGTGTCCGTATGTTACCAAACTTGAGCCCATg GTTGAGATTAAACGAAAGCAACGTTTGGTTAAAAAAGAAGTTGATCCGATTATCACGAAAGATGACATGAGTAATGCACCAAAAACCGATCAag CACATTGTCCAAATTGTGGTCACAACAGGGCTGCATACATCCAGTTTCAAACAAGGTCAGCTGATGAGCCTATGACGATTAACTTCACTTGTGAGAAATGTACTCACTGTTGGCGCGAGGACTAA